The proteins below are encoded in one region of Geobacter sp.:
- a CDS encoding PAS domain S-box protein, producing the protein MPVMIPQPRHNSDKLSAFALLARIIAVILLVFVIEFAADQLLPKLLPYSDPWAQVLADSILLILFSAPFIWWIVFRPLRAAALAEKAQFEHLLQQIVDAVIILDELNRLSSCNAAAESIFGSSAEQLVGAPIQTIIACPEGSPELFGSSHETADADKPVVRLDCFGLRGDGERIPLSLSASEAVYNGRRVRILIVRDLTKIRVAEQALEKSYALLEATLQSTADGILAVSWDRQIQLYNRQFVDLFRIPGNLMENRDYRGMFEYLSGLMAVPADFRTRVEELYRDQHSISHDILLLADGRIIERHSQPQLVNGESIGRVWSFSDSTDRIRAERELKQSEERFRNLADFAPVGIFETDATGNCIFVNRQWCRIAGIVPEQALGRGWATALHPDDAQLIEDEWYESVREGRPFSLEYRFRTPDGRENWVLGSATALRGSDEGITGYLGIIIDINERKVAESALLESEERFRKVFEQSEDAIILFLPGTCTIIDVNPTTEKLYGYSREELIGLHFNVFRSKDEYHEFIHAVCMLQEPQTSQFDHMINVRKDGAEIHVSVRAKVIKLQGDEAIYCTLRDITQRLQMEEEARTIQSQLIHANKMTSLGLLVAGIAHEINNPNNYIMANAQMLYRIWEDLDPLLRDEAARRGDFQLGGLPYSRLEEALPEMITAISEGARRIKGIIGSLKSYSRQGAIVMGDLDINQTVRASLQLLSHHINKYTDSFIVELGEELPALRGNAQQLEQVIVNLVMNALQSLTCRSQRITLKTGYDKENRAVCLTVADEGCGIPDGVKARIMEPFFTTKLDAGGTGLGLSITRSIVLTYHGSIEVYSQAGQGTTVHVSLPAIADTAAEAVLPAQGDALHE; encoded by the coding sequence ATGCCGGTCATGATCCCACAGCCCCGGCACAACAGTGACAAATTGTCCGCTTTCGCACTTCTGGCGAGAATCATCGCCGTAATCCTCCTCGTGTTTGTCATCGAGTTTGCTGCCGACCAGCTTCTGCCCAAGCTCCTGCCATATTCCGACCCCTGGGCGCAGGTCTTGGCGGACAGCATCCTCCTCATCCTGTTCAGTGCCCCGTTCATCTGGTGGATTGTGTTCAGGCCGTTGCGTGCCGCGGCTCTGGCGGAAAAAGCCCAGTTCGAGCATCTCTTACAGCAGATCGTCGATGCCGTCATCATCCTTGACGAGCTGAACCGGCTCTCCTCGTGCAATGCCGCAGCAGAGTCCATTTTCGGCAGCAGTGCCGAACAACTGGTGGGAGCGCCGATCCAGACCATCATTGCCTGCCCCGAGGGAAGCCCTGAGCTGTTCGGCAGTTCGCATGAGACTGCTGATGCAGATAAACCGGTGGTTCGCCTGGACTGTTTCGGGCTGCGTGGAGACGGCGAACGGATTCCGCTCTCCCTGTCGGCGAGCGAGGCAGTCTACAACGGACGACGGGTCCGGATCCTGATAGTCAGGGACCTGACGAAGATCAGGGTCGCGGAGCAGGCGCTGGAAAAGTCCTATGCCCTGCTGGAAGCGACGCTGCAGTCAACTGCCGACGGCATTCTCGCCGTCAGCTGGGATCGTCAAATCCAGTTGTACAACCGGCAGTTCGTCGATCTGTTCCGGATTCCCGGCAACCTGATGGAAAACCGCGACTACCGGGGGATGTTCGAATACCTGTCCGGCCTCATGGCCGTTCCTGCGGATTTCCGGACCCGCGTTGAGGAATTGTATCGGGATCAGCATTCCATATCCCATGACATCCTGCTTCTTGCCGATGGCAGGATCATCGAGCGGCATTCGCAGCCCCAGTTGGTCAACGGCGAGAGCATCGGCCGGGTCTGGAGCTTCAGTGACAGCACGGACAGGATTCGCGCCGAGAGGGAGTTGAAGCAGAGTGAAGAGCGGTTTCGCAATCTTGCCGATTTCGCGCCAGTGGGGATCTTTGAAACCGATGCGACGGGAAACTGCATCTTTGTCAACCGGCAATGGTGCCGAATTGCCGGGATAGTCCCTGAACAGGCCCTTGGCAGGGGCTGGGCCACGGCATTGCACCCGGATGACGCCCAGTTGATCGAGGACGAGTGGTATGAATCGGTCCGGGAAGGGAGGCCATTCAGTCTTGAATACCGGTTCCGCACCCCGGATGGCCGGGAAAACTGGGTGCTCGGGAGCGCCACTGCCCTCAGGGGCTCGGATGAGGGCATAACGGGGTATCTGGGGATCATCATCGACATCAATGAACGGAAGGTGGCCGAGAGCGCTCTCCTGGAGAGCGAGGAGCGGTTTCGCAAGGTCTTCGAGCAATCGGAGGATGCCATTATCCTCTTTCTCCCCGGTACCTGCACCATCATCGACGTGAACCCGACCACGGAAAAGCTCTACGGCTACTCCAGGGAAGAGTTGATCGGGCTCCACTTCAATGTCTTCAGGTCAAAGGACGAGTACCATGAGTTCATCCATGCCGTATGCATGTTGCAGGAGCCGCAGACGTCCCAGTTCGACCATATGATCAACGTCCGCAAGGATGGCGCCGAGATCCATGTTTCCGTGCGGGCGAAGGTGATCAAACTGCAGGGGGACGAGGCAATCTACTGCACGTTGCGGGACATAACCCAGAGATTGCAGATGGAGGAGGAGGCGCGCACGATCCAGTCGCAGCTGATCCATGCCAACAAGATGACCTCTTTGGGGCTGCTTGTGGCCGGCATCGCCCACGAGATCAATAACCCCAACAACTACATCATGGCCAATGCCCAGATGCTCTACCGGATCTGGGAAGATCTCGACCCGTTGCTCAGGGACGAAGCGGCCCGCCGCGGAGACTTTCAGCTCGGGGGCCTTCCCTATTCCAGGCTCGAAGAGGCCCTCCCCGAGATGATTACCGCCATTTCCGAAGGGGCACGCAGGATAAAGGGGATCATCGGCAGCCTGAAAAGCTATTCGCGCCAGGGAGCCATCGTCATGGGGGATCTGGATATCAACCAGACCGTCCGGGCGTCTCTGCAGCTTCTCAGTCATCATATCAACAAATACACCGACAGTTTCATTGTCGAGCTCGGAGAAGAGCTCCCGGCACTGCGAGGCAATGCCCAGCAGCTTGAGCAGGTGATCGTCAACCTGGTCATGAACGCGCTGCAGTCACTGACCTGCCGGTCCCAGCGGATCACCCTCAAGACCGGCTATGATAAAGAAAACCGGGCTGTCTGCCTGACGGTTGCGGATGAAGGGTGCGGAATCCCCGATGGCGTGAAGGCGCGCATCATGGAACCGTTTTTCACCACGAAGCTGGATGCCGGTGGTACCGGCCTCGGCCTTTCCATCACCAGATCCATCGTTCTGACCTATCACGGAAGCATTGAGGTTTACAGCCAGGCTGGGCAAGGCACGACAGTACATGTGTCCCTGCCGGCGATTGCCGATACCGCTGCGGAAGCTGTTCTGCCGGCTCAAGGAGATGCACTGCATGAATGA